One genomic window of Clostridium taeniosporum includes the following:
- a CDS encoding YjiH family protein gives MNKNTNTTMRLNISSLLKFIIPSLIGILLFMTPIMLGGQFTIPIAFLSNLVVDTLGNVLPLISLVLISISAIGSILIKILKTENKLLNSLFNVNYSWLSARIIGMIIVIMTYFKIGPEFIWSDSTGGMILFSLLPLLTAVFLFAGLFLPLLLNHGLLEFVGALLTKVMRPLFGLPGRSSIDCITSWLGDGTIGILLTSKQYEEGFYTKKEAAVIGTSFSAVSITFSLMVITQVGLSHMFVPFYLTVTLAGIVAAIVLPRIRPLSKKPNAYIDGRELEKNVDLIPKGYNPFTWGLKNAIDKAEDNFNFHSFIEDGLKNVVDMWMGVLPVVMSMGGIALMIAEYTNFFSILGLPFIPFLKLLQVPEAVAASKTLIVGFADMFIPSVLATTIQNEMTRFIIACTSVTQLIYMSEVGGLLLGSKIPVSFKDLVIIFLERTIITLPVIVLIANLLF, from the coding sequence ATGAATAAAAATACAAATACAACTATGAGATTAAATATCTCATCATTATTGAAATTTATAATTCCTTCACTTATAGGAATTTTATTATTTATGACTCCAATAATGCTAGGTGGACAATTTACAATTCCTATAGCATTTCTTTCAAATTTAGTTGTGGACACATTAGGTAATGTTTTACCACTTATATCTCTGGTATTAATATCAATTTCTGCTATTGGAAGTATATTAATAAAAATTTTAAAAACCGAAAATAAATTATTAAATTCATTATTTAATGTTAACTATTCTTGGTTAAGTGCCAGAATAATAGGTATGATAATAGTTATAATGACTTACTTTAAAATAGGACCTGAATTTATCTGGTCTGATAGTACTGGTGGAATGATTTTATTTAGTCTTCTTCCATTGTTAACGGCTGTGTTCCTATTTGCTGGATTATTTCTACCATTATTACTTAATCACGGATTATTAGAATTTGTTGGAGCATTGCTTACTAAAGTAATGAGACCTTTATTTGGGCTTCCTGGACGTTCTTCAATAGACTGTATTACTTCTTGGCTTGGAGATGGAACTATTGGAATACTATTAACTAGTAAACAATATGAGGAAGGATTTTATACAAAAAAGGAAGCTGCTGTTATTGGTACTTCATTCTCAGCTGTTTCTATAACATTTAGTTTAATGGTTATAACTCAAGTTGGACTTTCACATATGTTTGTTCCTTTTTATTTAACAGTTACTTTAGCTGGTATAGTGGCTGCTATAGTGCTTCCAAGAATAAGACCACTTTCAAAGAAACCTAATGCTTATATTGATGGTAGGGAATTGGAAAAAAATGTAGATCTTATTCCAAAAGGATATAATCCATTTACATGGGGATTAAAAAATGCTATTGATAAGGCTGAAGATAACTTTAATTTTCATTCATTTATAGAAGATGGTTTAAAAAACGTAGTAGATATGTGGATGGGTGTATTACCAGTAGTTATGTCTATGGGTGGAATTGCTCTAATGATTGCTGAATATACTAACTTTTTTTCAATACTTGGATTACCTTTTATACCATTTTTAAAGTTATTACAAGTACCTGAAGCTGTTGCAGCATCTAAAACATTAATTGTTGGTTTTGCAGACATGTTTATACCATCTGTATTAGCTACAACAATCCAAAATGAAATGACTAGATTTATAATAGCGTGTACATCAGTAACACAATTAATATATATGTCAGAAGTAGGAGGACTACTTTTAGGTTCAAAAATACCAGTTTCATTTAAAGATTTAGTTATAATATTCTTAGAAAGAACTATTATAACATTACCTGTCATAGTATTAATAGCAAACTTATTATTTTAA